The nucleotide sequence TACCCCTGGATCAGCCACTTCCTCGGCAGCCCCACCGGCTACGTCGTCCACCTGCAGAAGGGGACGGTCAAGCACCAGGGAGTGGGCCAGGCATTCTTCTTCCGCCCCGCCAACTCGGTACTGAGCGAAGTTCCCGTGGACGACCAGGAACTCCCCACGCTCTTCCACGCCATTACCCGCGACCACCAGGACGTCAGCGTTCAGGCCAACGTGACCTACCGGTTCATCGATCCAGTAGCCGTGTCCACACGCCTGGACTTCGGATTGCAGACCGCGGGCAAGGCACCGGCCACCGGTCGCGAACAGGTTTCCACCATCATCGGCCAGCTGTGCCAGAGCCACGCGATCGACCAGATCGCCACCACCACACTCGCCGAAGCCCTGGAACGCGGCGTCAGCCAACTCCGCCTGGTTCTCACCGACGCACTCCGCGCCGATGCAAGGCTCCAGTCCACCGGCATCGAAATCCTCGGCGTGCAGGTCCTGGCCGTCCGGCCCGAAGCCGACGTGGAACGGGCCTTGCAGACACCCGTCCGCGAACAGCTCCAAGCCGAAGCGGACCGGGCGGTTTACGAAAGGCGGGCAGTCGCCGTCGAACGTGAACGCACTATCTCCGAGAACGAGATGGCAAGCCAGATCGAACTGGCGGTCCGCCGCGAGAACCTGGTGGCCCAGGAAGGTGCCAACGCCCGTCGCGCCGCCGAAGAGAAGGCAGCGGCAGGTCTGATCGAGGCCCAGGGATCTGCCGAACGCAAGGGCATCGGCGCCGCGGCTGAAGCCAACCAGATCCGGCTGGTCGGCGAAGCGGCAGCTGCCCGCGAAGCCGCCACCATGGAGGTCTACCGCGGAATGGAACAAGCCACCCTGCTGGCTCTGGCCCTCAAGGATGCAGCAGGCAGCCTGCCGAACATTGGTAACCTCACCATCACCCCGGACCTGCTCAGCGGAGCACTTGCCGGACTGTTCAAGGAACCCGCTGCCACCGCTGAAGTCACCAAGTAAGGATCTGTCATGGCAACCCCTCGCATCGTCCTCGTCCACCGGCGGACCGAACTTCAGGAACTCCTGGACCGGCACGCCACCCGCGGCCAGGCCGAATTCTTCCTCAGCACCCGCGGGCGCAGCATCCAGGACGTTCAGGACCGGCACGACCGCCTCACCGCCGCCCTCGCAACCGTCCGGGAAGCGGTGCCGTCCGACTGGCGGCAGGCCGAAGTTGAACGCGCGGACCTCAGCCGCTTCCTCCTCACGGCGGAGGACATCATCGCAGTCGTCGGGCAGGACGGACTGGTTGCGAACGTCGCCAAGTACCTGAACGGGCAGCCGGTGATCGGCATCGACCCCGAGCCGGGGGCCAACCCCGGCGTCCTTGTCCGTCACACGCCAACGGCCGTCGCTGCACTCCTGGCAGCTGGAGATGTCGGGCGGCTGCGCTGCCAGGACCTCACCACCGTGACGGCAACGCTCGACGACGGCCAGCAGCTTTCGGCGCTTAACGAAGTTTTCGTCGGGCACGCCTCGCACCAGTCGGCGAAGTACTCGCTCGCCGCGCCGAGCTTCACGCAGGCCGGCGGACAGACCGAGCGGCAGTCCTCGTCGGGCCTCATTGTTTCCACCGGAACCGGGGCCACCGGATGGTGCGCGTCCATCGCCTTGGAACGTGGCGGGCGGGCCCTGCCCGCCCCTACCGATCCGCGCCTCGCCTGGTTCGTCCGCGAAGCCTGGCCATCACCGGTCACCGGGGCTTCTTTGACCGAAGGCGTGCTGGAAGCCGGAGAAGTGCTGCGCATTACCGTGGCATCCGACCAGCTGGTGGTGTTCGGTGATGGCATGGAGGACGACCGGTTGACGGCTTCCTGGGGGCAGGAGATCACGGTGCAATTGGGGCAACGGCCGCTGCGGTTGGTTGTTTAGGTTTGGGCGGGCCGAAGCCAACAATGATCATGGGAAACCACCGTGTCAACGGTTAATCCAGTCAATGTAGTATGTGGTTTGGCGTCGCTCTTCATGCCCATCACGCCTATGAATCCCACAAAGACAAAGGAGCTTCCGTGAGCCACGCCCCGCAGGCACTGAACCACGCTCCGGCGTCGGAAAGCCGCCATAGCAGTGCCGCCCGCGAGGCCGCAGTGGCCTTGTCGATCGGATTCCTTGCCGCTGCGCTCGGCCTCACCCCGTGGTGGATTACCGGCGCGAAGCTCCCCCTGCAGAACCTCTGGGCCAACCAGGTCATGCCGGATCAGATGCCCTTGGCGCTGCTGCCCCTTAGCCAATACGAAGTCCTGACCCTGATCGCACTCCTGACCACCGGAGGAGCAGCGGCCGGACTGGTGATCAGGCTCTGGAAGCCCGTTCACCGAGGGGTAGCGACGTGGTGTGCGGTGGGCGGTGTCCTGATGGTCCAGGTTGTAGCAACGGTCCAGTCGTTCACGGCACTGAACGATGGCCTCGCTGGTGGAAGGCTCACGGACTACTATTACTTTGGCCTCCTCGCCGGCGTCATCTCCTCGCTGGCTGCCTCCCTTGTGGCGCTTCTCCTGGTCGCAGCCAAGACGCGGGCCATCGCAGCCTTGGGTATAGGACTCGTGGCCGTCCCCTTTACGTCCTGGGCTGTGGCGTGGGCAGTCGGTGTCGCAGGGCGGCAGAATCTGCCCATCCAAGTACCGGCCATCGCCCATTGGGTTCCCGCTGTCCTGGTGGGTTGCGCGCTGGCTTGGTGCGGGCTCAAACCTACCCGCCGTGTAGTGGTGTGGGTGCTGAACCTAGTTTTTCTGTGGGTTATCCCGGCGGTTTTCACAGCTGTCCAGTCGGTTCTGGGGACCCGGGTCATTGCCGGCGATATCCCTGAGATGGTGCTCATGGGCCAGCAGGTCCTGACCGCAGCGTTGGGGCCCGACGGCGGTGCCGGTCCAACAGTGTTGTTGGCCTTGGGTATCGGTCTGGTAGGCGTCGCTGTCCGGACCATCGCCGCACGACAGGGCGCTGGCAAGCAGTAGGTCAATACCCACTGCTTCAAGAATCAACCGTTGTCCCTCGCAGAACCCCGGGGTAGGGTGACCGAACCGTTCGCCCACATCATCGTCTGGGAAAGTTCTGGGAGAAACCATGACACATGTGAGACGTCAGCTGGCCGCTGTCGCAGCAGCCTTCGCACTCGGCGCAACGAGCGTGGGGATAGCAAGCCCGGCTTCCGCCGATCCTCGTGAAACCGAGAAAACAGCTACGGCCACCGGATATGGCGGAGCTGTCAGCACCGTGGATCCGGAAGCCTCGGCAGCAGCGATTGAGGTCCTGAAAAAGGGCGGCAACGCGGCCGATGCCGCCGTCGCCGCTGCCGCGACCTTGGGAGTCACCGAACCGTACAGTGCCGGCATAGGAGGCGGCGGATACTTCGTGTTCTACGACGCCAAGACCGGAAAAGTCGGCACGATTGACGGCCGCGAAACTGCTCCGGCGGCGATGCCGAACAATGCATTCATTGACCCCGCCACAGGGAAGCCCTACCCCTTCACCCCGCAGCTGGTGACAAGCGGCGTCTCCGTCGGTGTCCCCGGTACTCCGGCCACGTGGGAACGCGCCCTGGAACGGTGGGGCAGCATGGACCTGGGTGACGCGCTGAAGCCAGCCATCAAGGTGGCAACCCGGGGCTTCGTGGTGGACGAAACGTTCCGCCAGCAAACCAAGGACAACCAGGCACGGTTCAGCAACTTCACCTCGACCAAGGACCTGTTCCTCCCCGGTGGCGAGGCTCCCGCCGTCGGAAGCGTCTTCCAGAACCACGACCTCGCGGCGACCTATCGGCTGCTTGCCAAGGAAGGCACGGACGCCTTCTATAGCGGCAAGCTGGCTACGGAGATCGCCGCTACCGTCCAGGCGCCGCCCAAGGTCGCCAAACCGACGCTGCCCGTTCCTGTTGGTTTCATGACAGCCAAGGACTTGGCCGACTACAAGGTGGTGGATCAGGATCCCACCCACATGACCTACCGCGGTTATGACGTCTACGGCATGGCCCCCTCGAGCAGCGGCGGCACCACTGTCGGGGAGGCGCTGAATATCCTGGCGCCGTTCAACCTCTCCGAAATGAAAGCAACGGACGCGCTGCACCACTACTTCGAGGCAAGTTCGCTTGCGTTCGCAGATCGCGGCAAATACGTCGGCGATCCTGCGTTCGTGAAGGTTCCGACCCAGGCCCTCCTGGACCCTGCTTTCGGAAAGGAACGCTCTTGCCTGATCGATCCGGCAGCGGCGGCCAAGAAGCCGGTAGCCCCGGGTGACGTCACCAATTACGACGGCGCGTGCCCGACTTCGGCGGCAACGCTCGCCAAAGAATCCGACACCGAGAACATCTCCACCACCAACCTGACCGTTGCGGATAAGTGGGGAAACGTGGTGGAGTACACGCTCACGATTGAGCAGACGGGCGGGTCCGGGATCGTTGTTCCTGGCCGCGGATTCCTGCTGAACAACGAGCTGACTGACTTCAGCACGGTTTACGACGCCGCCGACCCCAACCGTATCCAGCCGGGGAAACGGCCGCGTTCCTCCATGTCTCCCACGATCATCGTGAAGGACGGCGCCCCGTTCCTGGCCCTCGGCTCACCTGGTGGCTCCACCATCATCACGACTGTGCTCCAGACGATCATCAACCGGGTTGACCTGGGCATGAGCATCTCCGAGGCCCTCGCGGCTCCACGGGCAGCGCCCAGGAACGGAACCACCGTCAGCTCCGAACCAGCGTTCATTGACGCTTATGGGCCGGCGCTGAAGGCGAAGGGGCACGTTTTGATGCCGGCCGGTGATGCGTTCACGTCAGCTGCTGAGATAGGCGCGGCGACCGCCATTGAGTTCGGCGACGGCGGCAAGCTCACCGCGGTATCCGAGCCGACTCGTCGAGGAGGTGGCTCTGCGATGGTGGTCTCCGACCACGGTCAAGGCCCCGGAAAGGGTCCTAAGCCCAAGTAGCTTTCTACCGTCAGAGCGGACCGCGGCATTATCAGCCGCGGTCCGCTCTGCGTTCCAGCCGGGAACGCCAGTAGGCTGTGCAGGCAGCGAGGGCGCAAACGACTCCGGTGGTGAGCGACCAAACGGAGTCGCTGGCACCGGAAATGAAGATGTACAGGGAATAGAATCCCAGGACCATGGCCAGGATTAGCCAGCTCATCGATTTGTTGCTCATGGACGATCCTTTACATCTGTCTGGCCCTGTTGATTCCGGGCGCACACCCAAAGGTAGAGCTCTTGAATGTCGGCACTTTCGGGGACAACCGCGATGGGCCGGCGCTCCAGAACGCTGAGACCCTCCGCATTGAGCTCTTCTTCGAGGAGTTCGGTGCTCACTAAAGC is from Paenarthrobacter nicotinovorans and encodes:
- a CDS encoding diacylglycerol kinase catalytic domain-containing protein, encoding MATPRIVLVHRRTELQELLDRHATRGQAEFFLSTRGRSIQDVQDRHDRLTAALATVREAVPSDWRQAEVERADLSRFLLTAEDIIAVVGQDGLVANVAKYLNGQPVIGIDPEPGANPGVLVRHTPTAVAALLAAGDVGRLRCQDLTTVTATLDDGQQLSALNEVFVGHASHQSAKYSLAAPSFTQAGGQTERQSSSGLIVSTGTGATGWCASIALERGGRALPAPTDPRLAWFVREAWPSPVTGASLTEGVLEAGEVLRITVASDQLVVFGDGMEDDRLTASWGQEITVQLGQRPLRLVV
- the ggt gene encoding gamma-glutamyltransferase, whose amino-acid sequence is MTHVRRQLAAVAAAFALGATSVGIASPASADPRETEKTATATGYGGAVSTVDPEASAAAIEVLKKGGNAADAAVAAAATLGVTEPYSAGIGGGGYFVFYDAKTGKVGTIDGRETAPAAMPNNAFIDPATGKPYPFTPQLVTSGVSVGVPGTPATWERALERWGSMDLGDALKPAIKVATRGFVVDETFRQQTKDNQARFSNFTSTKDLFLPGGEAPAVGSVFQNHDLAATYRLLAKEGTDAFYSGKLATEIAATVQAPPKVAKPTLPVPVGFMTAKDLADYKVVDQDPTHMTYRGYDVYGMAPSSSGGTTVGEALNILAPFNLSEMKATDALHHYFEASSLAFADRGKYVGDPAFVKVPTQALLDPAFGKERSCLIDPAAAAKKPVAPGDVTNYDGACPTSAATLAKESDTENISTTNLTVADKWGNVVEYTLTIEQTGGSGIVVPGRGFLLNNELTDFSTVYDAADPNRIQPGKRPRSSMSPTIIVKDGAPFLALGSPGGSTIITTVLQTIINRVDLGMSISEALAAPRAAPRNGTTVSSEPAFIDAYGPALKAKGHVLMPAGDAFTSAAEIGAATAIEFGDGGKLTAVSEPTRRGGGSAMVVSDHGQGPGKGPKPK
- a CDS encoding SPFH domain-containing protein, coding for MAIIKRYPWISHFLGSPTGYVVHLQKGTVKHQGVGQAFFFRPANSVLSEVPVDDQELPTLFHAITRDHQDVSVQANVTYRFIDPVAVSTRLDFGLQTAGKAPATGREQVSTIIGQLCQSHAIDQIATTTLAEALERGVSQLRLVLTDALRADARLQSTGIEILGVQVLAVRPEADVERALQTPVREQLQAEADRAVYERRAVAVERERTISENEMASQIELAVRRENLVAQEGANARRAAEEKAAAGLIEAQGSAERKGIGAAAEANQIRLVGEAAAAREAATMEVYRGMEQATLLALALKDAAGSLPNIGNLTITPDLLSGALAGLFKEPAATAEVTK